Proteins from a single region of Pseudopedobacter saltans DSM 12145:
- a CDS encoding sensor histidine kinase, giving the protein MILIVDDKAENIYSLKKLLEAKNFSVDTAMSGEETLKKVLKNNYALIILDVQMPGMDGFEVAETLSGFSKTKNIPIIFLSAVNTDKKFITKGYASGGIDYVTKPVDPDILLLKVKTFYRLYEQTLILNETQKNLQSEIEIRKKVQEELRKKVEHLHFTLESLPQIAFTATEEGDIDFVNKKWFGYSVTDKNFPPVHPEDKDIFQEWSIAMLTDSLLEMEVRIKKINGEAYRFHLLRIVPIKEDGRVVKWVGTFTDIEDQKQIEKKKDEFLSIASHELKTPLTSIKAYVQLLERSLKAEDNSPVGTYIHRVQSQLDKLQNLITDLLDISKIENGKLKLNKRPFCLSSLIDNVVNTIKHTYGNVQLEILQEGERLDREIIADENRVEQVLINYLTNALKYAPDSDKIIIKTEKMREFVKVSVTDFGTGISENNQKSIFDKFYRVEETSVKFQGLGIGLYICSEIIRQHNGDVGINSKLGNGATFYFTLPLNYN; this is encoded by the coding sequence ATGATACTAATCGTCGACGATAAAGCGGAAAATATATATTCGTTAAAGAAACTTCTGGAAGCAAAAAACTTTTCGGTTGACACTGCAATGTCTGGAGAAGAAACCTTAAAGAAAGTACTGAAAAATAATTATGCGCTGATCATATTAGACGTTCAGATGCCTGGAATGGATGGTTTCGAAGTTGCAGAGACCTTGTCTGGATTCAGTAAAACCAAAAATATTCCCATTATTTTTCTATCAGCTGTAAACACCGATAAGAAATTTATCACTAAGGGATACGCTTCCGGAGGAATAGATTATGTGACAAAGCCGGTAGATCCGGACATCCTTCTTTTAAAAGTAAAGACGTTCTATAGATTGTACGAACAGACCTTAATATTGAACGAGACTCAAAAAAATCTGCAATCCGAAATAGAAATTAGAAAAAAAGTTCAGGAAGAATTAAGAAAAAAAGTAGAACACCTGCATTTTACATTGGAATCTTTGCCACAGATAGCTTTTACAGCAACAGAGGAAGGAGATATAGATTTTGTCAATAAGAAATGGTTTGGCTATTCGGTTACAGATAAAAATTTTCCCCCTGTACATCCGGAGGATAAAGATATTTTTCAGGAATGGTCGATAGCTATGCTAACAGACAGTCTTTTAGAAATGGAAGTTAGAATTAAAAAGATAAATGGCGAAGCTTATAGATTCCATTTGTTAAGGATTGTACCTATTAAAGAAGATGGTCGGGTCGTAAAATGGGTAGGAACGTTCACGGACATTGAAGATCAAAAACAAATAGAAAAAAAGAAGGATGAATTTCTGAGTATCGCGAGCCATGAATTAAAAACACCTTTAACCAGTATAAAAGCTTATGTTCAACTTCTGGAAAGGAGTCTTAAGGCAGAAGATAATTCTCCGGTAGGGACTTATATCCATAGGGTGCAGTCGCAGCTGGATAAACTTCAAAACCTCATTACCGATCTGTTAGATATCTCGAAGATTGAAAACGGAAAACTTAAGCTGAATAAAAGACCTTTTTGTTTGTCTTCTTTGATAGACAATGTGGTGAATACCATTAAACATACTTATGGCAATGTTCAGTTAGAAATTCTTCAGGAGGGAGAAAGACTGGACAGGGAAATCATAGCTGATGAAAACCGGGTAGAGCAGGTTTTGATCAATTATCTGACAAACGCTTTAAAATATGCTCCCGATTCGGATAAAATAATCATCAAAACCGAAAAAATGCGGGAGTTTGTTAAAGTGAGCGTAACAGATTTCGGTACAGGTATTTCGGAGAATAACCAAAAAAGTATTTTCGATAAATTTTACCGGGTAGAGGAAACTTCCGTTAAATTTCAGGGACTGGGAATAGGATTATATATCTGTTCAGAGATTATCAGACAGCATAACGGAGATGTAGGAATAAACAGTAAACTTGGAAATGGCGCTACCTTTTATTTTACTTTACCACTAAACTATAACTAA
- a CDS encoding MarR family winged helix-turn-helix transcriptional regulator: MRHQETIDYFLKIVWQNIANKYNNIASEFGITQSVGYLLINIHEGEGTTVSEVASLLGLKSTSLSRMLNNLEQEGLIYRQSHQTDKRSVKVFLTDLGKEKKQLAKGVVRKFNDYLNQNFTDAEKEQLIDSLKKINKLTTDYQP; this comes from the coding sequence ATGAGACACCAGGAAACCATAGACTACTTTTTAAAAATTGTTTGGCAAAATATAGCTAATAAATATAACAATATTGCCTCTGAATTTGGTATAACTCAATCTGTTGGTTATTTATTGATCAATATTCATGAGGGAGAAGGAACAACCGTGTCGGAAGTCGCTTCTTTATTAGGGCTAAAGTCCACCAGCTTAAGCAGAATGTTAAACAATTTAGAACAAGAAGGGTTGATATATAGGCAAAGCCATCAGACAGACAAACGTTCTGTAAAAGTTTTTCTAACAGACTTGGGCAAAGAGAAAAAACAATTGGCAAAAGGCGTAGTTCGGAAGTTTAATGACTACCTGAACCAGAATTTTACAGATGCTGAAAAGGAACAATTAATAGATTCCTTGAAAAAAATTAACAAGTTAACAACAGATTACCAACCATAA
- a CDS encoding 3-hydroxyacyl-CoA dehydrogenase/enoyl-CoA hydratase family protein, with translation MKRTIKKVAVLGSGIMGSRIACHFANIGVEVLLLDIAPKELTAEEQAKGLSLADNQVKNRIVNSSLQNTIKSNPSPVYSKSVLNAITTGNFDDNMKDISGCDWTIEVVVENIDIKKKVFEQVEQYRKPGTLITSNTSGIPIHLMTEGRTDDFKKHFCGTHFFNPPRYLKLLEIIPSPCTDPTIVDFLMEYGDLYLGKTTVLCKDTPAFIANRIGVFSIMSLLHLVQKMDLSVEEVDKFSGPALGRPKSATFRTSDVVGLDTMINVANGLRQNAPDDESIDVFSLPDYVQKMQENKWLGDKTGQGFYKKIKGKDGKSEILALDLKTLEYRPQQKVKYTTLDETKKIDNLPERMRVYAKGQDKAGEFFRISFAGLFEYVSNRIPEIADELYKIDDAMRAGFGWELGPFEVWDAIGVKEGVQMMEQQGKKPAKWVEDMLATGINSFYNVEKGVKAFYDISSQAYKNIPGREAYISLDNLRATHTVWKNSGTTLIDLGDGVLNLEFHTKMNTIGAEVLEGINKAIDMAEKSYKALVIGNDGANFSAGANVGMIFMMAVEQELDEINMAIKLFQNTSMRIRHSSIPVVLAPHNLTLGGGCEFCLHADHVQLHAETYMGLVEFGVGLIPGGGGSKEFALRASDEYKEGQIDQNVLKDRFLTIAMAKVSTSAAEAHELGYLQAGKYSISMNRDRLIADAKTKALELADAGYTAPAPRKDIKVLGNSGLGMVYAGANSMRSGNYISEYDQKISQKLGYVMCGGDLSAPTLVTEQYLLDLEREAFISLCTERKTLERIQSIITGGKPLRN, from the coding sequence ATGAAAAGAACGATAAAAAAAGTCGCCGTTTTAGGTTCAGGCATTATGGGCTCGCGCATTGCTTGCCATTTTGCTAACATTGGTGTAGAGGTTCTGTTACTGGATATCGCTCCTAAGGAGTTAACTGCAGAAGAACAGGCAAAAGGACTTAGTTTGGCTGACAATCAGGTAAAAAACAGGATAGTCAATTCTTCATTACAAAACACAATAAAATCAAATCCTTCTCCTGTATATAGTAAATCTGTACTTAATGCTATAACCACAGGCAATTTCGATGATAATATGAAAGATATATCCGGTTGCGACTGGACGATAGAGGTTGTGGTGGAAAATATTGATATCAAGAAGAAGGTTTTCGAACAGGTTGAACAATATCGCAAACCCGGGACATTAATAACATCTAATACTTCCGGTATTCCAATCCACTTAATGACCGAAGGAAGAACTGATGATTTTAAAAAGCACTTTTGCGGGACACATTTTTTCAATCCGCCGAGATATCTAAAACTGCTAGAGATAATACCTTCTCCATGTACAGACCCAACGATTGTAGATTTTTTAATGGAGTACGGCGATCTGTATTTAGGAAAAACCACTGTACTTTGTAAAGACACGCCTGCTTTTATTGCCAATAGAATTGGAGTTTTCTCAATTATGTCGCTTTTGCATCTGGTACAGAAAATGGATCTTTCTGTGGAAGAGGTTGATAAATTTAGCGGACCTGCTTTGGGACGTCCTAAATCGGCAACTTTTAGAACTTCTGATGTAGTTGGATTGGACACTATGATAAACGTCGCTAATGGGCTACGTCAAAATGCGCCTGATGATGAATCTATTGATGTGTTTTCGCTTCCTGATTATGTGCAAAAAATGCAGGAGAACAAGTGGCTGGGTGATAAAACCGGACAGGGCTTTTATAAAAAAATAAAAGGCAAAGATGGCAAGTCTGAAATTCTCGCTTTAGACTTGAAGACTTTAGAGTACCGGCCACAGCAGAAAGTGAAATATACCACCTTAGACGAAACAAAAAAAATAGACAATCTGCCAGAAAGAATGCGGGTATACGCAAAAGGGCAGGATAAAGCCGGTGAGTTTTTCAGAATTTCTTTTGCAGGGCTTTTTGAATATGTTTCTAACCGGATTCCCGAAATAGCTGATGAACTTTATAAAATAGATGACGCAATGCGGGCTGGATTTGGCTGGGAGCTTGGTCCTTTTGAAGTTTGGGATGCCATTGGAGTGAAAGAAGGTGTCCAGATGATGGAACAACAGGGCAAAAAGCCAGCAAAATGGGTTGAAGACATGTTGGCAACAGGGATAAATTCATTTTATAACGTTGAAAAAGGTGTAAAAGCATTCTACGATATTTCTTCGCAAGCCTATAAAAATATCCCGGGACGGGAGGCTTATATCTCCTTGGATAACCTTAGAGCAACGCACACCGTTTGGAAAAATAGTGGGACTACACTAATTGATTTGGGCGATGGAGTGTTGAATCTGGAATTCCATACCAAAATGAATACTATTGGTGCAGAGGTGTTGGAAGGTATCAATAAAGCCATTGATATGGCCGAGAAGTCTTATAAGGCTTTGGTTATTGGAAATGACGGTGCTAATTTTTCCGCAGGCGCTAATGTGGGAATGATATTTATGATGGCTGTAGAACAGGAATTGGATGAAATTAATATGGCCATAAAGTTATTCCAAAACACCTCTATGCGCATAAGACATTCCTCCATTCCGGTTGTACTTGCTCCCCATAACTTAACACTCGGTGGCGGTTGCGAGTTTTGTTTGCATGCCGACCATGTACAATTACATGCCGAAACTTACATGGGACTTGTTGAATTTGGAGTGGGTTTGATTCCTGGAGGTGGCGGTAGTAAAGAGTTTGCACTGCGGGCATCTGACGAATACAAAGAAGGGCAGATTGATCAGAATGTTTTAAAAGATAGGTTCTTAACCATTGCTATGGCAAAAGTTTCAACATCTGCTGCAGAAGCTCACGAACTGGGTTACTTACAAGCTGGAAAATATTCGATCAGTATGAATAGAGATCGTCTGATTGCAGATGCAAAAACAAAAGCCCTGGAACTGGCTGATGCCGGATATACAGCTCCTGCTCCAAGAAAAGACATCAAAGTTTTGGGAAATTCAGGTTTAGGGATGGTTTACGCTGGAGCGAATAGTATGCGCTCTGGAAATTACATATCAGAGTACGACCAGAAGATATCCCAAAAGCTGGGCTATGTCATGTGCGGTGGAGATTTATCTGCCCCCACGTTAGTCACTGAACAGTATCTTTTGGATTTGGAACGCGAGGCATTTATATCATTATGCACCGAACGCAAAACACTGGAAAGAATACAAAGTATTATAACCGGAGGAAAACCGTTGAGAAATTGA
- a CDS encoding four helix bundle protein: protein MHNIKELKIWNKSIDLAVDIYRLTAEFPSDERFGLTSQTRRCAISISSNISEGAGRNTKGEFKQFLGIANGSSYELQTQLVIANKLKFIDDPSTEDILNKIDEIQKMNYKLQKSLENI from the coding sequence ATGCACAATATTAAAGAGTTGAAAATTTGGAATAAGTCGATAGACCTGGCTGTTGATATTTACAGATTAACTGCTGAATTCCCTTCGGATGAAAGATTTGGTTTGACTTCTCAAACTCGTAGATGTGCTATTTCAATTTCTTCAAATATTTCCGAAGGAGCAGGAAGGAATACAAAAGGAGAGTTTAAACAATTTTTGGGAATTGCAAACGGCTCTTCTTATGAACTACAAACTCAACTGGTGATCGCCAATAAGTTAAAATTTATTGATGATCCATCAACAGAAGACATTCTTAACAAGATTGACGAGATCCAAAAAATGAATTACAAGCTTCAAAAATCATTAGAAAACATTTAA
- a CDS encoding acetyl-CoA C-acyltransferase has translation MEAYIIAGYRTAVGKAPRGVFRFTRADDLAADVIKSLVASVPNLDVNRIDDVIVGNATPEAEQGLNIGRMISLMGLNTDKVPGVTVNRYCASGLETIATAVAKIKAGMAHCIIAGGVEVMSGMPFGGNKIVPNAKVAKENPDWYWGMGLTAEAVAREFNVSREDQDEFAYNSHKKAVTAIENGHLKDGVLPITIHETYLDNNLQKKTREFVVDTDEGPRKDTNLEVLAKLKPVFALNGSVTAGNSSQTSDGAAFVIVVSEQMLKELNAEPLARLISYGIAGVPPRIMGIGPIEAIPKALKMANLSLDDMDLIELNEAFASQSLAVIRNLGIDQSKLNVNGGAIALGHPLGCTGAKLTVQILNELKRRNQKYGMVTMCVGTGQGAAGIFELL, from the coding sequence ATGGAAGCATACATTATAGCAGGTTACCGTACAGCGGTTGGAAAAGCTCCCAGAGGCGTTTTCCGTTTTACACGAGCTGATGATTTAGCTGCCGACGTAATAAAGAGCCTTGTTGCATCTGTTCCGAATCTGGATGTTAACCGAATAGATGATGTAATAGTGGGAAATGCGACACCCGAAGCAGAGCAAGGCCTGAATATTGGTCGTATGATCTCTCTGATGGGATTAAATACCGACAAAGTTCCGGGCGTAACAGTCAATAGATACTGTGCTTCGGGCCTGGAAACGATCGCAACGGCTGTAGCAAAAATAAAAGCAGGCATGGCTCATTGTATTATTGCGGGCGGAGTGGAAGTTATGTCCGGAATGCCTTTCGGTGGAAATAAGATTGTACCGAACGCTAAAGTTGCAAAGGAAAACCCCGACTGGTATTGGGGCATGGGACTTACCGCAGAAGCCGTAGCCAGAGAGTTCAATGTGAGTCGTGAAGACCAGGATGAGTTTGCCTATAATTCACATAAAAAAGCTGTTACCGCGATAGAAAACGGACATTTAAAGGACGGTGTTTTACCAATTACCATACATGAAACGTATCTGGACAATAATCTTCAAAAGAAAACAAGGGAATTTGTTGTCGACACAGATGAAGGTCCGCGTAAAGATACCAATTTGGAAGTTTTAGCAAAGCTTAAACCAGTTTTCGCCCTAAACGGATCGGTTACGGCAGGAAACTCATCCCAAACTTCAGACGGAGCGGCATTCGTTATTGTGGTTTCAGAACAAATGCTGAAAGAGCTCAATGCAGAACCTCTTGCAAGATTAATCAGCTATGGTATAGCTGGAGTTCCACCAAGGATAATGGGAATTGGCCCAATAGAAGCTATTCCAAAAGCACTAAAAATGGCTAATCTAAGTTTAGACGATATGGATCTGATTGAGCTTAATGAAGCCTTCGCTTCACAATCCCTGGCAGTAATCAGAAATCTGGGGATTGACCAAAGTAAGCTTAATGTAAATGGCGGGGCGATAGCATTGGGTCACCCTTTAGGTTGTACCGGCGCAAAATTAACTGTACAGATTTTGAATGAGCTTAAACGTAGAAATCAAAAATATGGAATGGTTACCATGTGTGTAGGTACAGGACAGGGCGCAGCAGGAATTTTTGAACTGCTATAA
- a CDS encoding acyl-CoA dehydrogenase family protein has protein sequence MKIKGGEFIIKETEARDVFVPEEFDEEQLMIKKTCEDFLQTEIYPRLEEIDQQKEGLMQELMDKAGELGLLAVSIPEEYGGFGKNFNTSMLVTDIIGAGHSFAVALSAHTGIGTLPILYYGNEEQKNKYIPKLASGELKAAYCLTEPNSGSDANSGKTKATLNPEGSHYLINGQKMWITNGGFADIFIVFARIEDDKNLTAFIVERNFGGISMNPEEHKMGIKGSSTRQIFFNDCPVPVENMLSERGNGFKIAVNILNIGRIKLGAATIGSSRKVIDTAINYANERVQFGLQISKFGAIRYKLAEMATRNFAIESATYRAGQNIDDAYNGLVASGMDSAKAKLKSTEEFAVECAIIKVWGSEMLDYVVDEGVQIYGGMGFSAEAPMDRAYRDSRINRIFEGTNEINRLLIVDMLLKRAMKGELDLMTPAQTVASELMSIPDFNTGEDETLFAAEKKILKNLKKAGLMIAGAAVQKLMMTLAKEQEILMNIADIIGYVYVAESTLLRVEKLVAMKGEEAVSGQIDMMKIYMQEAVDKVHLAGKEALNSFADGDELNMMLMGLRRFTKTAPFNIKDARQRVAKKLIEQNKYCF, from the coding sequence ATGAAAATAAAAGGTGGTGAATTTATTATCAAAGAAACAGAGGCTAGAGACGTCTTTGTTCCTGAAGAATTTGATGAAGAGCAATTGATGATAAAAAAAACCTGCGAAGATTTTTTACAGACAGAAATATATCCCAGGCTGGAGGAAATCGATCAGCAAAAAGAAGGCTTGATGCAGGAACTTATGGATAAGGCCGGCGAGTTAGGCTTGCTTGCCGTATCTATTCCAGAAGAATATGGAGGATTTGGAAAAAACTTTAACACTTCCATGTTGGTGACCGATATTATTGGGGCCGGACATTCTTTCGCGGTGGCTTTGTCTGCTCATACAGGTATAGGAACGCTTCCAATACTTTACTATGGCAATGAGGAACAGAAAAACAAATACATTCCAAAACTGGCTTCCGGCGAACTAAAAGCTGCTTATTGCCTAACAGAACCGAACTCTGGTTCTGATGCCAACAGCGGTAAAACCAAAGCTACATTAAATCCCGAAGGCTCTCATTACCTTATTAATGGGCAAAAAATGTGGATTACGAATGGTGGGTTTGCAGATATATTTATTGTATTTGCCAGAATAGAAGACGATAAAAACCTGACTGCTTTTATTGTAGAACGGAATTTTGGTGGCATCAGCATGAATCCTGAGGAACATAAAATGGGGATTAAGGGATCTTCCACTAGACAGATTTTCTTTAATGATTGCCCTGTTCCAGTTGAAAATATGCTTTCGGAAAGGGGAAATGGTTTCAAAATTGCCGTTAATATTCTAAATATAGGCCGTATCAAACTGGGAGCTGCCACAATAGGATCATCGCGGAAAGTTATAGATACAGCGATAAACTATGCTAATGAAAGGGTACAGTTCGGTTTACAGATCTCGAAATTTGGCGCTATCCGATATAAATTGGCAGAGATGGCCACACGCAACTTTGCGATAGAAAGCGCCACCTACAGAGCTGGACAAAATATAGATGACGCTTATAACGGATTAGTCGCATCTGGAATGGATTCCGCAAAAGCTAAACTAAAATCTACCGAAGAGTTTGCTGTAGAATGTGCAATTATCAAAGTATGGGGATCCGAGATGCTGGATTACGTTGTAGATGAAGGTGTACAGATTTACGGAGGTATGGGCTTTTCCGCCGAAGCACCAATGGATCGGGCTTATCGGGATAGCAGGATAAACCGGATTTTTGAAGGAACAAATGAAATTAACAGGCTGCTTATTGTAGATATGCTTTTAAAAAGAGCAATGAAGGGCGAATTAGATTTGATGACCCCAGCTCAGACGGTGGCCAGTGAACTGATGTCTATTCCCGATTTTAATACAGGAGAAGATGAAACTTTATTTGCTGCAGAAAAGAAAATCCTTAAAAATCTAAAAAAAGCAGGATTAATGATTGCAGGTGCCGCTGTACAGAAATTAATGATGACTTTGGCTAAGGAACAGGAGATCCTGATGAATATTGCCGATATCATTGGCTATGTATACGTTGCCGAATCAACTTTGCTCAGAGTGGAAAAACTGGTTGCTATGAAAGGTGAAGAAGCTGTTTCGGGTCAAATAGATATGATGAAAATCTATATGCAGGAAGCGGTAGATAAAGTCCATTTGGCGGGAAAAGAAGCGTTAAATTCTTTTGCTGATGGCGATGAACTGAATATGATGTTGATGGGATTAAGGCGCTTTACCAAAACCGCACCCTTCAATATTAAAGACGCAAGACAACGCGTAGCTAAAAAGCTTATAGAACAAAATAAATATTGTTTTTAA
- a CDS encoding DnaJ C-terminal domain-containing protein encodes MDYIDYYKILGISKNATADEIKKAYRKLARNHHPDLNPHNKEAEKRFQQINEANEVLSDPEKRKKYDQYGKNWKQAEQFEEAKKQQQASGAYTSGNPFSGGSHYTYNDDDDYSDFFSSMFGNRESSRQTKFRGQDLRASLQMNLSEAYTEQKQTFTVNGRNIRITIPAGIENGQEIKLKGYGTDGVNGGPKGDLYITFEVKNDTSFIRKGNDLYANIPLDLYTAILGGETTIDTMSGKLKLKINPETQNETKIRLKGKGFPIYKQEGSFGDLYITWQIQIPKHLTAKEKELFEQLSKER; translated from the coding sequence ATGGATTATATTGACTATTACAAAATATTAGGTATCAGCAAAAATGCTACTGCCGACGAAATAAAAAAAGCTTACCGAAAGCTGGCGCGTAACCATCATCCTGATTTAAACCCACACAATAAAGAGGCAGAAAAACGCTTTCAGCAAATTAATGAAGCAAATGAAGTCTTGAGCGATCCTGAAAAAAGAAAAAAATACGATCAATACGGAAAGAACTGGAAACAGGCCGAGCAGTTTGAAGAAGCTAAAAAACAACAGCAGGCATCAGGGGCTTACACGAGTGGCAATCCATTTAGTGGTGGCTCGCACTATACATATAATGACGATGATGATTATTCTGATTTCTTTTCATCTATGTTTGGGAATCGGGAAAGCAGCAGACAAACAAAGTTTAGAGGACAGGATTTACGCGCTTCTTTACAAATGAATTTATCTGAAGCATATACCGAGCAAAAGCAAACATTTACCGTAAATGGGAGGAATATTCGCATTACCATTCCAGCTGGTATTGAAAACGGACAGGAGATAAAATTGAAAGGCTATGGCACCGATGGTGTAAATGGTGGCCCTAAGGGTGATTTATATATTACTTTCGAAGTAAAAAACGATACTTCTTTTATTCGAAAAGGAAATGACCTTTATGCCAATATTCCACTGGATCTTTATACGGCAATTCTAGGAGGAGAGACAACGATAGATACAATGAGCGGAAAGTTAAAACTGAAAATCAATCCTGAAACGCAAAACGAAACCAAAATACGACTAAAGGGCAAAGGATTTCCTATATATAAACAAGAAGGCTCTTTTGGAGACTTGTATATTACCTGGCAAATCCAAATACCTAAGCATTTAACTGCTAAAGAAAAGGAACTGTTTGAACAACTTTCTAAAGAACGATAA
- a CDS encoding chaperone modulator CbpM translates to MGEEKRISVEQCCAYYSIEISFMQQLDEHGLINLSHSKEKTFIDYEQLADLERYIRLHYDLEINMEGLETIKHLLQRIQNLQNEVKRLHNESHTGNS, encoded by the coding sequence ATGGGAGAAGAAAAAAGAATATCTGTAGAACAATGTTGTGCTTATTATAGTATTGAAATTTCATTTATGCAGCAGTTAGATGAACACGGACTAATCAATTTAAGTCATTCAAAAGAAAAAACATTTATTGATTATGAACAATTAGCCGATTTGGAAAGATATATACGACTACATTATGATTTGGAAATTAATATGGAAGGCCTGGAAACCATTAAGCATTTACTCCAACGAATACAGAATCTTCAAAACGAAGTAAAAAGACTTCACAATGAATCGCATACAGGCAATTCATGA
- a CDS encoding Dabb family protein: MNSSIAEESPNGKFVHTVLFWLKNPDSKKDREAFEKSLTKFVNTSVFIKTKHLGVPASTDRPVIDKTYSYCLMVTFDSREMHDKYQEEVAHKVFISESEHLWKKVLIYDSENILK; encoded by the coding sequence ATGAATAGCTCAATTGCAGAGGAAAGCCCAAACGGTAAATTTGTACATACCGTTCTGTTTTGGCTAAAAAATCCAGATAGTAAGAAAGACAGGGAGGCTTTTGAAAAATCCTTAACCAAATTTGTCAATACCTCTGTTTTTATAAAAACAAAGCATTTAGGCGTACCGGCTTCAACAGATAGACCGGTAATTGACAAAACTTACAGTTATTGTTTAATGGTGACATTCGACTCCAGAGAAATGCATGACAAATACCAGGAAGAAGTTGCTCACAAAGTATTCATTTCGGAATCGGAGCATTTATGGAAAAAGGTGTTGATATATGATTCTGAAAATATATTGAAATAA
- a CDS encoding FKBP-type peptidyl-prolyl cis-trans isomerase, whose translation MRKLLVYVVVVSSMFIFGSCLKTEDTPNYQQQMQDQLNSEEMIISRFLVEKNIAATRDATGIYFYKYEQNKDRNEKYNYTPNTIITVKYTGRLLNGTVFDSREQETNFRLGEVIFGWQVGIQLMQKGEKLRLIIPSVYGYGNKSLGLIPANSILDFDIELIDIK comes from the coding sequence ATGAGAAAATTACTGGTTTATGTTGTGGTAGTAAGTAGTATGTTTATCTTTGGTTCTTGTCTGAAGACGGAAGATACACCGAATTATCAGCAACAAATGCAAGATCAGCTGAATAGTGAAGAGATGATAATTAGTAGATTTCTGGTGGAAAAAAATATAGCTGCTACAAGAGATGCTACAGGAATTTACTTCTACAAATATGAACAGAACAAAGATCGGAATGAGAAATACAATTACACTCCAAATACAATTATCACCGTAAAATATACTGGGAGACTTTTAAATGGAACTGTTTTTGACTCGAGAGAACAAGAAACTAACTTCAGATTGGGAGAGGTGATATTCGGTTGGCAAGTAGGTATACAACTTATGCAAAAAGGCGAGAAATTACGGTTAATCATTCCGTCTGTATATGGTTACGGAAATAAAAGCCTGGGGTTAATACCTGCTAACTCAATCTTAGACTTTGATATAGAATTAATAGACATAAAATAA
- a CDS encoding FKBP-type peptidyl-prolyl cis-trans isomerase codes for MIKKILGFVLTCSIFLGACTKETRTLQEIEELSIKEFLTKNNLTSKFKKDSTGFYYMTVKEGHGDTLQNYNQAFFLLELKSLEGTDIATTSLLINSAETYSYMPNLNSVKNGFIGYVSPIGLRNVLLKAKYGEKIRALLPSYVMFGKNGYSTVIKGNTVLDATLDIINAKTQAAAEDTLINRYIKTTGQSYTKDEETGLYYRIINEGTGAQIAIGSTIKAVYTGKLFNGKVFDSSTKDSPFETTIYNGSLITGWIEGIQKIKKGGRIELLIPSYLAYGANGSGAILPNTPLYFDIEVLAE; via the coding sequence ATGATAAAAAAAATTTTAGGATTTGTGCTTACTTGCTCTATTTTCTTAGGCGCATGTACAAAGGAAACAAGAACATTACAAGAAATAGAAGAGCTAAGCATTAAGGAATTCCTAACCAAAAACAATTTAACTTCTAAATTTAAAAAAGATAGTACAGGGTTCTATTATATGACTGTAAAAGAAGGCCACGGAGACACATTACAGAATTATAACCAGGCTTTTTTCTTATTGGAATTGAAATCCTTAGAGGGGACTGACATTGCAACTACCAGTTTGCTTATTAATTCTGCCGAGACTTATTCATATATGCCAAATCTCAATTCTGTAAAGAATGGGTTTATCGGCTATGTTTCTCCTATCGGCTTAAGGAATGTTCTTTTGAAAGCTAAATACGGCGAAAAAATCCGAGCGCTATTACCGTCGTATGTAATGTTTGGAAAGAATGGATACAGTACTGTAATTAAAGGCAATACTGTTCTTGATGCCACTCTTGATATTATAAATGCTAAAACTCAGGCAGCTGCAGAGGATACATTAATTAACAGATATATAAAGACAACAGGACAAAGCTATACTAAAGACGAAGAAACAGGGCTTTACTATCGAATTATTAATGAAGGAACAGGTGCTCAAATAGCGATTGGAAGCACTATAAAAGCGGTATATACGGGTAAACTTTTTAATGGTAAAGTTTTTGATTCGTCCACCAAAGATTCTCCTTTTGAAACGACAATTTATAATGGAAGTCTGATTACCGGTTGGATTGAAGGTATTCAAAAAATCAAAAAAGGCGGTCGCATTGAACTTCTTATTCCATCTTATCTAGCTTATGGGGCCAATGGAAGTGGTGCAATTTTACCAAATACTCCTTTATACTTTGATATTGAAGTTTTAGCCGAATAA